A window of the Cannabis sativa cultivar Pink pepper isolate KNU-18-1 chromosome X, ASM2916894v1, whole genome shotgun sequence genome harbors these coding sequences:
- the LOC115702323 gene encoding filament-like plant protein 1 isoform X1 encodes MEKRKWLWKRKSSERSPCESESTGSVSSHSERLSDDQQDAIKGSPNHYTQSLEPEVSSKAVAVTENSDDSSLKSEDINYSVKTLTERLSAALVNVSAKEDLVKQHAKVAEEAVAGWEKAENEVTILKQQLEAAVQQNSSLEDRASHLDGALKECVRQLRQARDEQEQKIQDAVSKKTQEWESTKCQLENELVELKNKAGDNKSSARVDPDLCLKLEILEKENSALNLEIQAQMEELEIRAIERDLSTQAAETASKQHLESIKKVAKLEAECRKLKAIVCKSSLGNDHKSTTASSTYVESFADSHSDNGERLNGVESNTRKLHSFELSKCDLNSSDSWASALIAELDQFKNEKTVNKNLPSSSIEINLMDDFLEMERLAALQPTESSWLESEVVADEPNSNRESVLRTELDAMIQQIAELEEKLQKLETEKAELETALRESQDCIEANRSNNRESVLKTELEAMNQRTTELEDKLVKSEIKQAELEIALTKCEDFADESKYAESVLRSELEAMIHRTAELEEKLEKLEMKKAGLETALIESQDCATKLKHEENNLRTELETMIHRTIELEENLKRLETEKADLETALTKSKHCANESKKGESVLQTELKAMIQRNVELEEQLKKLETEKSDLEIALTKSQDCIEALRLQLIEAEMKMEELKEELNIAKESKEMIETQLISLEAETSTMSEAPRLQIEAEIKLEELKGELNIAKESKQMIETQLISLEAETRTMFAKVKILEEEVQRERALSAEIAIKCQDLEEELSREKDEVQLQQTECSNSELKIKQEDLAVAATKLAECQKTIASLGNQLKSLATLEDFLIDAPNIIVPAGAPLIQKTGQHWKMHSNQTFSPKRDSNSSKAAEESSAPAQSKNHDNPSPPSSSSSSSSTSATVQSTHVSSEKNRNGFAKFFSRTKSGIRLEI; translated from the exons CAGGATGCAATTAAGGGGTCTCCTAATCACTATACTCAGTCACTTGAGCCCGAGGTATCATCCAAAGCTGTAGCCGTTACTGAAAATTCGGATGACAGTTCATTAAAATCAGAAGACATTAATTATAGTGTGAAGACTCTGACGGAGAGATTATCAGCAGCTCTTGTCAATGTTAGCGCCAAGGAAGACTTGGTGAAGCAGCATGCCAAAGTTGCTGAAGAAGCAGTTGCAG GCTGGGAAAAGGCTGAAAATGAAGTGACAATTTTAAAGCAACAACTTGAGGCTGCAGTTCAACAAAACTCATCATTAGAAGATCGAGCAAGTCATCTTGATGGGGCACTAAAGGAATGTGTCAGGCAGCTGAGACAAGCAAGAGATGAACAAGAGCAAAAAATTCAAGACGCTGtgtcaaagaaaactcaagAGTGGGAATCTACAAAATGCCAACTTGAGAACGAACTTGTTGAACTCAAAAACAAAGCTGGAGATAATAAATCTTCTGCCCGTGTGGATCCTGATCTTTGTCTTAAgcttgaaattttggagaaagaAAATTCAGCTCTTAATCTTGAGATACAAGCTCAAATGGAGGAGTTGGAAATAAGGGCAATTGAGAGGGACTTGAGTACTCAAGCAGCTGAAACAGCCAGCAAGCAACATCTTGAAAGCATCAAGAAGGTTGCAAAGCTTGAGGCTGAGTGTCGAAAGTTGAAAGCAATAGTTTGTAAATCATCCTTGGGTAACGACCACAAATCCACGACTGCTTCCTCAACTTATGTCGAGTCTTTTGCAGATAGTCATTCAGACAATGGTGAGCGCCTAAATGGAGTGGAAAGCAATACACGTAAGCTCCATAGCTTTGAATTAAGCAAATGTGACCTCAATTCTTCAGATTCATGGGCGTCTGCCCTTATTGCTGAACTTGATCAATTTAAGAACGAGAAGACTGTTAATAAAAATCTCCCATCTTCCTCCATTGAAATTAATTTGATGGATGATTTTCTTGAGATGGAGCGACTTGCTGCATTACAACCCACTGAAAGCAGTTGGCTGGAATCTGAAGTTGTTGCTGATGAACCTAACAGTAATAGAGAAAGTGTCCTAAGAACTGAACTTGATGCCATGATTCAGCAAATAGCTGAGTTGGAAGAGAAATTACAGAAGTTGGAAACAGAGAAGGCTGAACTGGAGACTGCCTTAAGAGAAAGTCAAGATTGTATTGAGGCTAATAGATCCAACAATAGGGAGAGTGTCCTGAAAACCGAACTTGAAGCCATGAATCAACGAACAACCGAGTTGGAAGATAAATTAGTAAAGTCAGAAATAAAACAGGCTGAACTGGAGATTGCTTTGACAAAATGTGAAGACTTCGCTGATGAATCCAAATATGCAGAAAGTGTCCTTAGAAGTGAACTTGAAGCTATGATTCATCGTACAGCTGAGTTggaagagaaattagaaaagttGGAAATGAAAAAAGCTGGACTAGAGACTGCTTTAATAGAAAGCCAAGACTGTGCTACTAAGTTGAAACATGAAGAAAATAACCTTAGAACTGAACTTGAAACCATGATTCATCGAACAATCGAGTTGGAAGAGAATTTAAAGAGGTTGGAAACAGAAAAGGCCGACCTTGAGACTGCTTTAACAAAAAGTAAGCATTGTGCTAATGAATCCAAGAAGGGAGAAAGTGTCCTGCAAACTGAACTTAAAGCCATGATTCAACGAAATGTTGAGTTGGAAGAGCAACTGAAGAAGTTGGAAACTGAAAAATCTGACCTGGAGATTGCTTTAACGAAAAGTCAAGACTGTATTGAGGCATTGCGACTTCAGCTGATTGAAGCTGAAATGAAAATGGAGGAGTTGAAAGAGGAACTAAATATTGCAAAAGAGTCAAAGGAGATGATTGAGACACAACTCATCAGCTTGGAAGCAGAAACAAGTACCATGTCTGAGGCACCACGACTTCAGATTGAAGCAGAAATAAAATTGGAGGAGTTGAAAGGGGAACTAAATATTGCAAAAGAGTCAAAACAGATGATTGAAACTCAGCTCATCAGCTTAGAAGCAGAAACAAGGACAATGTTTGCAAAAGTCAAAATACTAGAAGAAGAGGTTCAAAGAGAGAGGGCACTGTCAGCAGAAATTGCCATTAAGTGTCAGGACTTAGAGGAGGAGCTATCAAGAGAGAAGGACGAAGTTCAACTTCAGCAAACTGAATGCTCTAATAGCGAGTTGAAGATAAAGCAG GAAGACCTGGCTGTAGCTGCTACAAAACTTGCAGAGTGCCAGAAAACAATTGCATCTCTTgggaatcaacttaaatctctAGCAACATTAGAAGATTTCTTGATTGATGCTCCCAACATAATAGTCCCTGCAGGTGCACCACTGATTCAAAAAACTGGACAACACTGGAAGATGCACTCTAATCAGACATTTTCACCAAAACGAGATTCTAATTCATCAAAAGCAGCGGAGGAAAGTTCTGCTCCTGCACAAAGCAAAAACCATGACAATCCTTCACCACCTTcgtcttcttcatcatcttcatcaacTTCAGCTACAGTACAGTCAACTCATGTCAGCTCTGAGAAGAACAGAAATGGTTTTGCCAAATTCTTCTCTCGAACTAAAAGTGGGATAAGACTAGAGATTTAG
- the LOC115702323 gene encoding filament-like plant protein 1 isoform X2 yields the protein MEKRKWLWKRKSSERSPCESESTGSVSSHSERLSDDQDAIKGSPNHYTQSLEPEVSSKAVAVTENSDDSSLKSEDINYSVKTLTERLSAALVNVSAKEDLVKQHAKVAEEAVAGWEKAENEVTILKQQLEAAVQQNSSLEDRASHLDGALKECVRQLRQARDEQEQKIQDAVSKKTQEWESTKCQLENELVELKNKAGDNKSSARVDPDLCLKLEILEKENSALNLEIQAQMEELEIRAIERDLSTQAAETASKQHLESIKKVAKLEAECRKLKAIVCKSSLGNDHKSTTASSTYVESFADSHSDNGERLNGVESNTRKLHSFELSKCDLNSSDSWASALIAELDQFKNEKTVNKNLPSSSIEINLMDDFLEMERLAALQPTESSWLESEVVADEPNSNRESVLRTELDAMIQQIAELEEKLQKLETEKAELETALRESQDCIEANRSNNRESVLKTELEAMNQRTTELEDKLVKSEIKQAELEIALTKCEDFADESKYAESVLRSELEAMIHRTAELEEKLEKLEMKKAGLETALIESQDCATKLKHEENNLRTELETMIHRTIELEENLKRLETEKADLETALTKSKHCANESKKGESVLQTELKAMIQRNVELEEQLKKLETEKSDLEIALTKSQDCIEALRLQLIEAEMKMEELKEELNIAKESKEMIETQLISLEAETSTMSEAPRLQIEAEIKLEELKGELNIAKESKQMIETQLISLEAETRTMFAKVKILEEEVQRERALSAEIAIKCQDLEEELSREKDEVQLQQTECSNSELKIKQEDLAVAATKLAECQKTIASLGNQLKSLATLEDFLIDAPNIIVPAGAPLIQKTGQHWKMHSNQTFSPKRDSNSSKAAEESSAPAQSKNHDNPSPPSSSSSSSSTSATVQSTHVSSEKNRNGFAKFFSRTKSGIRLEI from the exons GATGCAATTAAGGGGTCTCCTAATCACTATACTCAGTCACTTGAGCCCGAGGTATCATCCAAAGCTGTAGCCGTTACTGAAAATTCGGATGACAGTTCATTAAAATCAGAAGACATTAATTATAGTGTGAAGACTCTGACGGAGAGATTATCAGCAGCTCTTGTCAATGTTAGCGCCAAGGAAGACTTGGTGAAGCAGCATGCCAAAGTTGCTGAAGAAGCAGTTGCAG GCTGGGAAAAGGCTGAAAATGAAGTGACAATTTTAAAGCAACAACTTGAGGCTGCAGTTCAACAAAACTCATCATTAGAAGATCGAGCAAGTCATCTTGATGGGGCACTAAAGGAATGTGTCAGGCAGCTGAGACAAGCAAGAGATGAACAAGAGCAAAAAATTCAAGACGCTGtgtcaaagaaaactcaagAGTGGGAATCTACAAAATGCCAACTTGAGAACGAACTTGTTGAACTCAAAAACAAAGCTGGAGATAATAAATCTTCTGCCCGTGTGGATCCTGATCTTTGTCTTAAgcttgaaattttggagaaagaAAATTCAGCTCTTAATCTTGAGATACAAGCTCAAATGGAGGAGTTGGAAATAAGGGCAATTGAGAGGGACTTGAGTACTCAAGCAGCTGAAACAGCCAGCAAGCAACATCTTGAAAGCATCAAGAAGGTTGCAAAGCTTGAGGCTGAGTGTCGAAAGTTGAAAGCAATAGTTTGTAAATCATCCTTGGGTAACGACCACAAATCCACGACTGCTTCCTCAACTTATGTCGAGTCTTTTGCAGATAGTCATTCAGACAATGGTGAGCGCCTAAATGGAGTGGAAAGCAATACACGTAAGCTCCATAGCTTTGAATTAAGCAAATGTGACCTCAATTCTTCAGATTCATGGGCGTCTGCCCTTATTGCTGAACTTGATCAATTTAAGAACGAGAAGACTGTTAATAAAAATCTCCCATCTTCCTCCATTGAAATTAATTTGATGGATGATTTTCTTGAGATGGAGCGACTTGCTGCATTACAACCCACTGAAAGCAGTTGGCTGGAATCTGAAGTTGTTGCTGATGAACCTAACAGTAATAGAGAAAGTGTCCTAAGAACTGAACTTGATGCCATGATTCAGCAAATAGCTGAGTTGGAAGAGAAATTACAGAAGTTGGAAACAGAGAAGGCTGAACTGGAGACTGCCTTAAGAGAAAGTCAAGATTGTATTGAGGCTAATAGATCCAACAATAGGGAGAGTGTCCTGAAAACCGAACTTGAAGCCATGAATCAACGAACAACCGAGTTGGAAGATAAATTAGTAAAGTCAGAAATAAAACAGGCTGAACTGGAGATTGCTTTGACAAAATGTGAAGACTTCGCTGATGAATCCAAATATGCAGAAAGTGTCCTTAGAAGTGAACTTGAAGCTATGATTCATCGTACAGCTGAGTTggaagagaaattagaaaagttGGAAATGAAAAAAGCTGGACTAGAGACTGCTTTAATAGAAAGCCAAGACTGTGCTACTAAGTTGAAACATGAAGAAAATAACCTTAGAACTGAACTTGAAACCATGATTCATCGAACAATCGAGTTGGAAGAGAATTTAAAGAGGTTGGAAACAGAAAAGGCCGACCTTGAGACTGCTTTAACAAAAAGTAAGCATTGTGCTAATGAATCCAAGAAGGGAGAAAGTGTCCTGCAAACTGAACTTAAAGCCATGATTCAACGAAATGTTGAGTTGGAAGAGCAACTGAAGAAGTTGGAAACTGAAAAATCTGACCTGGAGATTGCTTTAACGAAAAGTCAAGACTGTATTGAGGCATTGCGACTTCAGCTGATTGAAGCTGAAATGAAAATGGAGGAGTTGAAAGAGGAACTAAATATTGCAAAAGAGTCAAAGGAGATGATTGAGACACAACTCATCAGCTTGGAAGCAGAAACAAGTACCATGTCTGAGGCACCACGACTTCAGATTGAAGCAGAAATAAAATTGGAGGAGTTGAAAGGGGAACTAAATATTGCAAAAGAGTCAAAACAGATGATTGAAACTCAGCTCATCAGCTTAGAAGCAGAAACAAGGACAATGTTTGCAAAAGTCAAAATACTAGAAGAAGAGGTTCAAAGAGAGAGGGCACTGTCAGCAGAAATTGCCATTAAGTGTCAGGACTTAGAGGAGGAGCTATCAAGAGAGAAGGACGAAGTTCAACTTCAGCAAACTGAATGCTCTAATAGCGAGTTGAAGATAAAGCAG GAAGACCTGGCTGTAGCTGCTACAAAACTTGCAGAGTGCCAGAAAACAATTGCATCTCTTgggaatcaacttaaatctctAGCAACATTAGAAGATTTCTTGATTGATGCTCCCAACATAATAGTCCCTGCAGGTGCACCACTGATTCAAAAAACTGGACAACACTGGAAGATGCACTCTAATCAGACATTTTCACCAAAACGAGATTCTAATTCATCAAAAGCAGCGGAGGAAAGTTCTGCTCCTGCACAAAGCAAAAACCATGACAATCCTTCACCACCTTcgtcttcttcatcatcttcatcaacTTCAGCTACAGTACAGTCAACTCATGTCAGCTCTGAGAAGAACAGAAATGGTTTTGCCAAATTCTTCTCTCGAACTAAAAGTGGGATAAGACTAGAGATTTAG
- the LOC115702324 gene encoding TATA-box-binding protein, giving the protein MAEQVVEGSQPVDLEKHPSGIVPTLQNIVSTVNLDCKLDLKAIALQARNAEYNPKRFAAVIMRIREPKTTALIFASGKMVCTGAKSEQQSKLAARKYARIIQKLGFPAKFKDFKIQNIVGSCDVKFPIKLEGLAFSHGAFSSYEPELFPGLIYRMKQPKIVLLIFVSGKIVLTGAKVREETYTAFENIYPVLTEFRKTQQ; this is encoded by the exons ATGGCGGAACAAGTCGTGGAAGGGAGCCAACCAGTTGATCTCGAGAAGCATCCTTCGGGAATAGTCCCAACATTACA GAATATTGTCTCCACTGTTAATTTGGATTGCAAGTTGGATCTTAAGGCCATTGCGCTCCAAGCTAGAAATGCAGAATACAATCCTAAG CGTTTTGCTGCAGTCattatgagaataagagaaCCAAAAACCACAGCTTTGATATTTGCATCTGGCAAGATG GTATGTACGGGAGCGAAAAGCGAACAACAGTCAAAACTTGCTGCAAGAAAG TATGCTCGTATCATTCAAAAACTTGGGTTTCCTGCGAAGTTTAAG GATTTTAAAATCCAGAATATAGTAGGCTCCTGTGATGTTAAATTTCCCATTAAGCTTGAGGGACTTGCATTTTCACACGGGGCTTTCTCTAGT TATGAACCAGAACTATTTCCAGGCTTGATTTATCGAATGAAGCAACCGAAAATTGTTCTTCTTATATTTGTCTCTGGAAAAATTGTTCTTACAGGAGCAAAG GTGAGGGAAGAGACCTACACTGCTTTTGAGAACATTTACCCTGTCCTAACAGAGTTCAGGAAAACTCAGCAATGA